One segment of Cutaneotrichosporon cavernicola HIS019 DNA, chromosome: 4 DNA contains the following:
- a CDS encoding uncharacterized protein (Acyl-CoA dehydrogenase, C-terminal domain), whose product MATLKSLTRDEVAKHNTAGDVWVIIDSLVFDLSKFARLHPGGAGVILDKDVAGKDATTVFFGLHRHEVLTKPQYRRLIVGQIEGEKEKIRTPQPGDLSRVPYGEPTWLNPAYHTPYFNESHRKLQKAMRTYVDSVIFPDAQACEVSGKKASDAVLKSMAENNLNKMRLGPGKHLHGLTLFDSVKGEDYDYFHELIVTQEITRTMARGYGDGLNSGMVIGLPPVMNFAQEPLRSRVLQEVFSGEKVISLAITEAFAGSDVAGLHTTAVPSEDGKHWIINGTKKWITGGHFSDYFTVGCRTDGGLTVFLVPRGEGVETKPIKTSYSPAAGTAYITFDNVKVPNENMLGPENGGLFVILSNFNHERWIMCCATARTCRAIVQECMLWCAQRKVFGKPLLAQPVIRNKLAFMISKVEAMQAWLEQVTFQMTKMNYKQQSKHLAGQIAFLKMMSTRYATEIADDAVQILGGRGLTQSGMGKYVEQFQRTNKFDAILGGAEEVLGDLGVRQAMRSMPKDQRL is encoded by the exons ATGGCTACACTCAAGTCTCTCActcgcgacgaggtcgcaAAG CACAACACTGCCGGCGACGTGTGGGTCATCATCGACTCGCTCGTCTTCGACCTCTCCAAGTTTGCACGCCTGCACCCcggcggcgccggcgtcatcctcgacaaggatGTTG CTGGCAAGGACGCCACCACGGTCTTCTTCGGCCTCCACCGCCACGAGGTCCTCACCAAGCCCCAGTACCGCCGCCTGATTGTCGGCCAgatcgagggcgagaaggagaagatcCGCACTCCCCAGCCCGGAGACCTCAGCCGTGTTCCCTACGGCGAGCCCACCTGGCTCAACCCCGCATACCACACTCCCTACTTTAACGAGTCGCACCGCAAGCTCCAGAAGGCGATGCGGACGTACGTCGACTCGGTCATCTTCCCCGACGCGCAGGCCTGCGAGGTCAGCGGCAAAAAGGCGTCGGACGCCGTGCTCAAGAGCATGGCCGAGAACAACCTCAACAAGATGCGTCTTGGCCCCGGCAAGCACCTGCACGGCCTCACCCTCTTCGACTcggtcaagggcgaggactACGACTACTTCCACGAGCTCATCGTCACGCAGGAGATTACTCGCACCATGGCCCGCGGCTACGGTGACGGCCTCAACTCGGGTATGGTCATTGGTCTGCCCCCCGTCATGAACTTTGCCCAGGAGCCCctgcgctcgcgcgtgcTCCAGGAGGTTTTCTCGGGCGAGAAGGTTATCTCTCTCGCCATTACTGAGGCGTTCGCCGGCTCGGACGTCGCTGGCCTCCACACCACCGCTGTGCCCtccgaggacggcaagcaCTGGATCATCAACGGCACCAAGAAGTGGATCACGGGCGGCCACTTCTCCGACTACTTCACCGTTGGATGCCGCACCGACGGCGGCCTGACCGTCTTCCTTGTTCCCCGCGGCGAGGGTGTCGAGACCAAGCCCATCAAGACGTCGTACtctcccgccgccggcacCGCTTACATCACCTTTGACAACGTCAAGGTGCCCAACGAGAACATGCTCGGCCCCGAGAACGGTGGTCTGTtcgtcatcctctccaactTCAACCACGAGCGCTGGATCATGTGCTGCGCGACCGCGCGCACCTGCCGCGCCATTGTGCAGGAATGCATGCTCTGGTGCGCGCAGCGCAAGGTGTTCGGCAAGCCGCTTCTCGCCCAGCCCGTCATCCGCAACAAGCTCGCCTTCATGATctccaaggtcgaggcgatGCAGGCGTGGCTCGAGCAGGTCACCTTCCAGATGACCAAGATGAACT ACAAGCAGCAGTCCAAGCACCTCGCGGGCCAGATTGCGTTCCTCAAGATGATGTCGACGCGCTACGCGACCGAGAttgccgacgacgccgtgCAGATCCTCGGTGGCCGTGGCCTCACTCAGTCGGGAATGGGCAAGTACGTCGAGCAGTTCCAGCGCACCAACAAGTTTGACGCCATCCTCGGtggtgccgaggaggttctcggcgacctcggcgtgcGCCAGGCCATGCGCTCGATGCCCAAGGACCAGCGCCTGTAA
- a CDS encoding uncharacterized protein (3-beta hydroxysteroid dehydrogenase/isomerase family), with product MPAVDSGLVLVTGASGFLGTYVVKELLQRGYGVRAVVRDTVKGEYVQNKFPGAKYAIVKDMAEPGAYDHVIKGIDAVVHVASPLDFDNTGGPEAVIGPAVFGVENLLKAASDPALGGNVKRFVQISSFAAIAGLPDGHAKTLTEEQWNDADLNKTYELGAAAPGALKYVASKVEAERAFWKWFEEKRAFDGVTILPGMILGTPMEYSPSGQLGLTNGWVAAFAGPSNFGIDFEFWSPVGINDVAFATVSALSKPDAGGERYLLAGPPLFGNDVAILAEEYFPSAPTKPNRDPAFRDAQKARASKFDGSKAEKAFGFKYRPTEDVVRELFDLVKERQVA from the exons ATGCCAGCGGTCGACTCTGGACTCGTGCTCGTGACCGGCGCGTCGGGGTTCTTGGGCACCTACGTCGTCAAGGAACTGCTCCAGCGCGGCTACGGGGTACGCGCGGTTGTCCGCGACACGGTCAAGGGCGAGTACGTCCAGAACAAGTTTCCCGGCGCCAAATACGCCATCGTCAAGGATATGGCTGAG CCTGGTGCCTACGACCATGTGATCAAGGGCATCGACGCTGTGGTGCACGTGGCGTCGCCTCTCGACTTTGACAACACTGGCGGCCCAGAAGCGGTTATTGGGCCGGCCGTCTTTGGCGTCGAGAACCTCCTCAAGGCTGCGTCGGACCCAGCGCTTGGCGGCAACGTCAAGCGCTTCGTTCAGATCTCGTCTTTCGCCGCGATTGCCGGCCTGCCCGACGGCCACGCAAAGACGCTCACGGAGGAGCAGTGGAACGATGCCGACCTCAACAAGACTTatgagctcggcgcggcagCTCCCGGTGCCCTCAAGTATGTTGCGTCCAAGGTTGAGGCGGAGCGCGCTTTCTGGAAATGGTTCGAGGAGAAGCGTGCCTTTGACGGCGTTACCATCCTCCCAGGCATG ATCCTCGGAACGCCCATGGAGTACTCCCCCAGCGGTCAACTTGGCCTCACGAACGGGTGGGTTGCGGCGTTTGCTGGCCCGTCCAACTTTGGTATCGACTTTGAATTCTGGTCGCCGGTTGGCATCAATGATGTTGCGTTTGCGACGGTTAGCGCGCTCAGCAAGCCTGAtgcgggcggcgagcggtACCTTCTGGCGGGGCCCCCGCTGTTCGGTAACGACGTCGCGATCCTCGCGGAGGAGTACTTCCCTTCGGCGCCGACCAAGCCCAACAGGGACCCTGCGTTCCGTGATGCCCAGAAGGCTAGGGCGTCCAAGTTTGACGGCTCCAAGGCTGAGAAGGCATTTGGCTTCAAGTACCGTCCTACAGAGGACGTCGTCCGCGAGCTgttcgacctcgtcaaggagcgTCAGGTTGCGTAA
- a CDS encoding uncharacterized protein (DJ-1/PfpI family) produces MIHIGLLLFPDVQQLDIIGPHEMLTGLPGVQTHMVWKDLSPVRASTGLAMLPDTSFDSCPPLDVLVVPGGIGINPLLTDPDVVVWLRKTANSGIKYVTSVCTGSLLLASAGLLRGRRATSHWRFRDILVEGGAVPVKERIVTDREGKYVVMSGGGVTAGIDFALALAAELVGDDAAMGKQLYLEYAPAPPFDSGDPDTAPKRIVEAAIKATEANVVARTEGVRAGVAMTAKLEAEGK; encoded by the coding sequence ATGATCCACatcggcctcctcctctttcCCGACGTGCAGCAGCTCGACATCATCGGGCCTCACGAGATGCTCACCGGCTTACCTGGCGTACAAACACACATGGTATGGAAGGATCTCTCGCCCGTCCGCGCATCGACTGGACTGGCCATGCTGCCCGACACGTCGTTTGACTCGTGTCCTCCTCTCGACGTACTCGTTGTCCCTGGCGGAATCGGAATCAaccccctcctcaccgaccCCGATGTCGTCGTGTGGCTTCGCAAGACGGCAAATTCAGGTATCAAGTATGTGACGTCGGTGTGTACGGGGTCGCTCCTGCTGGCGTCGGCGGGGCTGCTGAGGGGTCGCCGCGCAACGTCCCATTGGCGGTTCCGGGATATCTTGGTTGAGGGCGGGGCTGTGCCGGTTAAAGAGAGGATCGTGACGGATCGCGAGGGGAAATATGTCGTGATGAGTGGAGGCGGTGTTACGGCCGGCATCGACttcgctctcgccctcgcggcaGAACTCGTGGGAGACGATGCAGCAATGGGGAAACAGCTGTATCTCGAGTatgcgccggcgccaccgTTCGATTCCGGCGACCCAGATACCGCCCCAAAGAGGATTGTGGAGGCGGCGATCAAGGCGACAGAGGCGAATGTGGTCGCGCGTACCGAGGGGGTGCGGGCTGGTGTGGCCATGacggccaagctcgaggccgagggcaagTAG
- a CDS encoding uncharacterized protein (Belongs to the methyltransferase superfamily. METTL16 RlmF family): MHPKNPYHTRPDFVGLAGKHPSLAPFVQSGNIDFSDAGALRALTTALLKEDFGINVELRQDRLCPTVANRLDYVLLCLDLADPGPLRAIDIGTGHVAIYALLLHHLRPDAHILATELDPCSLAHARATVAANSNSNSIRVIPAPEGRIFPISASDKDSTNKTYAFTMCNPPFFSSAQHVVASRNLKGPAPAAPTAAINEEVTKGGEEAFIGTMIAESTKLGQVRWFTSLVGRYESLHSLVKLVREVTDNYYVVSLRQARTARWMLIWGFGKERLPDSITRPAVLDPTTSFARLLPSPNTFSIKPDPPRTRGEIASVVLKALKECGLWAVASEASGETSTKVDNALESEVHPKTDPDPEAEEYIPLVPTSNTWSRAARRALQRGDGPPPAAEPLFRARLRITGTEAAEADSFGLARGRANQAGHWRGGGRDEGWAGRGRGRGRGRET; encoded by the exons ATGCACCCCAAGAATCCCTACCACACCAGGCCCGACTTTGTTGGGCTGGCGGGAAAGCATCCCTCCCTAGCGCCGTTCGTTCAGAGTGGGAATATCGATTTCAGCGATGCGGGTGCTTTGAGGGCGCTCACAACTGCGCTGTTGAAGGAGGATTTTGGGATCAATGTCGAGCTGCGCCAAGACAGGCTTTGTCCGACA GTTGCCAACCG actCGACTACGTCCTCCTTTGCCTCGACCTGGCTGATCCGGGCCCCCTCCGCGCCATCGACATCGGAACAGGCCATGTGGCAATCTACGCGCTGCTCCTACACCACCTCCGGCCAGACGCACACATTCTCGCGACCGAACTTGACCCTTGCTCGCTCGCACACGCGCGCGCAACTGTCGCCGCCAACTCCAACTCCAACTCGATCCGCGTGATTCCAGCCCCCGAAGGACGGATCTTCCCGATCTCCGCATCCGATAAGGATTCAACCAACAAAACCTACGCCTTCACAATGTGTAACCCCCCTTTCTTCTCTTCAGCCCAACATGTCGTGGCTAGCCGAAACCTCAAAGGTCCTGCACCGGCCGCGCCGACTGCGGCCATAAACGAGGAAGTCACAAAGGGCGGAGAAGAGGCGTTTATTGGGACCATGATCGCCGAGTCGACGAAACTTGGCCAGGTACGATGGTTCACCTCCCTCGTGGGGCGGTATGAGAGCCTACACTCCCTGGTGAAGCTGGTTCGAGAGGTCACGGATAACTATTATGTCGTCAGCCTGAGGCAGGCGCGCACGGCGCGATGGATGTTGATTTGGGGGTTTGGGAAGGAACGGTTGCCGGAT AGCATTACGCGTCCAGCGGTGCTGGATCCGACAACGAGCTTCGCCCGCCTTCTCCCAAGCCCAAATACGTTCTCTATCAAGCCGGATCCACCACGGACGCGTGGGGAGATTGCGAGCGTCGTActcaaggcgctcaaggagtGTGGGCTGTGGGCTGTGGCGTCGGAGGCGTCGGGTGAGACCTCGACAAAGGTAGACAATGCTCTGGAAAGCGAGGTGCATCCGAAGACCGATCCCGaccccgaggccgaggaatACATCCCCCTCGTCCCAACATCCAACACCTGGTCCCGTGCCGCCCGGCGCGCCTtgcagcgcggcgacggtCCCCCTCCTGCGGCTGAACCACTCTTCCGCGCGCGTCTACGCATCACGGGcaccgaggcggcggaa GCAGACTCGTTTGGGCTGGCCCGCGGTCGCGCGAACCAGGCTGGACACTGGCGCgggggaggacgagatgaggggtgggcgggccggggacgaggacggggacggggacgcGAGACGTAG
- a CDS encoding uncharacterized protein (Acyl-CoA dehydrogenase, N-terminal domain) — protein MLAAALRPTLATTRLNVARSMGGVAKFTKYDWEDPLNMDSLLTDEERAIHEVAKNYAQEKLAPRVLNGWRTEKLDQSILKEMGALGLLGPTIKGYGCAGTNYVSYGLIMREIEKVDSGFRSAMSVQSSLVMSAISQFGSEAQKEKYLPGLATADIIGCFGLTEPNHGSDPSSMETTATKTKDGWIINGAKTWITNAPFGDFFIIWATTVENGVRGKNRGFIVPREAGHIETPQITNKLALRGSVTGSVFIDNVHIPAENVLEKSNGLGAPFSCLNHARFGISWGVMGALEDCIERARAYALERHQFNRPLASFQFVQRKLVDASTQATFGLLAALQLGRQIDKGEYNPEMISMLKRNNCGQALQQARVLLDIFGGNACSDEYGVGRHEANLQVCNTYEGTYDVHTLILGKAMTGISAFAN, from the exons ATGCTCGCTGCTGCCCTCCGTCCCACACTCGCCACGACCCGCCTCAACGTCGCCCGCTCCATGGGCGGCGTGGCCAAGTTCACGAAGTACGACTGGGAGGACCCATTGAACATGGACAGCCTCCTGAcggatgaggagagggcCATCcacgaggtcgccaagaACTATGCGCAGGAGAAGCTTGCGCCTCGCGTGCTCAACGGATGGCGGACG GAGAAACTCGACCAGTCGATCCTCAAGGAGATGGGCGcactcggcctcctcggtccCACTATCAAAGGCTACGGTTGCGCCGGCACAAACTACGTGTCGTACGGCCTGATCAtgcgcgagatcgagaa GGTGGACTCTGGCTTCCGCTCGGCCATGAGCGTCCAGTCGTCCCTGGTCATGTCGGCCATTAGCCAGTTCGGCAGCGAGGCCCAGAAGGAGAAATACCTCCCTGGTCTGGCGACAGCCGATATCATTGGATGTTTCGGTCTGACCGAGCCAAACCACGGCTCGGACCCGTCGTCGATGGAGACGACCGCgaccaagaccaaggacgGGTGGATCATCAACGGCGCCAAGACGTGGATCACCAATGCGCCCTTTGGAGACTTTTTCATTATCTGGGCTACGACCGTGGAGAATGGTGTGCGCGGCAAGAACCGCGGGTTCATCGTTCCCCGCGAAGCTGGTCACATTGAGACTCCCCAGATCACCAAcaagctcgcgcttcgTGGCTCGGTCACCGGCTCGGTGTTTATCGACAACGTCCACATTCCCGCTGAGAACGTGCTTGAAAAGTCcaacggcctcggcgccccGTTCTCGTGTCTCAACCACGCACGCTTCGGGATCTCTTGGGGTGTCATGGGTGCTCTCGAGGACTGCATTGAGCGGGCGCGGGCGTACGCTCTTGAGCG TCACCAGTTCAACCGGCCCCTCGCATCGTTCCAGTTCGTCcagcgcaagctcgtcgacgccagcaCACAGGCGACCTttggcctcctcgctgccctTCAGCTCGGTCGCCAGATCGACAAGGGCGAGTATAACCCCGAGATGATCTCGATGCTCAAGCGCAACAACTGTGGACAGGCTCTGCAGCAGGCGCGcgtgctcctcgacatcTTTGGCGGAAACGCCTGCTCGGACGAATacggcgtcggccgccACGAGGCAAACCTCCAGGTGTGCAACACCTACGAGGGCACGTACGACGTGCACactctcatcctcggcaAGGCCATGACGGGCATCAGCGCGTTCGCCAACTAG
- the emi5 gene encoding uncharacterized protein (Flavinator of succinate dehydrogenase), with protein sequence MSLRPTLSLILTPARRIATSCASRHITTSCVAAARLSNNPFDPFPRPFDPPPVPRGPELTHSRGGESSAKLRARLTYQSRKRSSLESGLLLSTFARDFLPGMTTPELREFDRLLAEPDADIYSWAVGKRDAPSRWNDSAVLDKLRKHARNENKVVRRTPDLEDIER encoded by the exons atgtcccTCCGTCCCACCCTCTCTCTCATCTTGACGCCCGCCCGTCGCATCGCCACGAGTTGTGCCTCCCGTCACATCACCACGAGCTGTGTCGCGGCCGCCCGTCTCTCCAACAACCCTTTTGACCCGTTCCCGCGCCCGTTCGACCCGCCACCCGTCCCGCGCGGGCCCGAGCTTACCCACTCGCGCGGTGGCGAGTCGAGCGCAAAGCTCCGCGCCCGCCTCACCTACCAGTCCAGGAAGCGCTCTTCTCTCGAGAGTGGTCTTCTTCTGTCTACATTTGCCCGCGACTTTCTTCCTGGTATGACTACGCCTGAACTGCGCGAGTTTGaccgtctcctcgcggaACCCGATGCCGATATTTACTCGTGGGCGGTCGGgaagcgcgacgcgccttCGCGCTGGAACGACAGCGCCGTGTTGGATAA GTTACGCAAGCACGCGCGGAACGAGAATAAGGTCGTGCGCCGCACACCCGACCTCGAAGACATTGAGCGATAG
- a CDS encoding uncharacterized protein (Alpha beta hydrolase) — protein sequence MTRRSLPPCRPGYSDHVFASVHGVELPLRVWPPLKRKGAGRVPWLLWIHGGGYTAGKWTAPTAWVTRIFGDRGYAIASVGYRQQPQASMPDMLGDCLAAAAWCRAHLPDLVGADPDAWVVGGSSGGASLACLVAHAPMFEVPQYAISSHHPLPPPRVLINVYGAPNAADDYHHNPYRKVVVEDYYVADEPELSDMLADRNPANAITQKDEGWEWIEEMLDFVDQHIGLQQLNASVNGSPKTANISMRYTR from the exons ATGACCCGCCGCAGTCTCCCACCCTGTCGCCCGGGGTATAGCGACCATGTCTTCGCCTCTGTTCATGGAGTAGAACTGCCACTGCGCGTGTGGCCGCCCTTAAAGCGTAAGGGCGCAGGGAGGGTGCCGTGGCTGTTGTGGATACATGGTG GCGGATACACCGCAGGGAAATGGACAGCCCCAACAGCCTGGGTAACCCGTATCTTCGGGGACAGAGGGTATGCCATCGCCAGTGTAGGATACAGGCAGCAGCCACAGGCCAGCATGCCCGACATGCTGGGTGACTGTCTGGCCGCGGCTGCTTGGTGTAGAGCCCATCTTCCCGACCTGGTTGGGGCCGATCCCGACGCATGGGTCGTGGGAGGCTCCAGTGGGGGGGCGAGTTTGGCTTGTCTCGTTGCCCATGCGCCCATGTTTGAGGTACCTCAGTacgccatctcctcccaccaccccctcccacccccccGCGTCCTCATCAACGTCTACGGAGCCCCAAACGCCGCAGACGACTACCACCACAACCCGTACCGCAAAGTAGTTGTCGAGGACTACtacgtcgccgacgagcccgaGTTATCCGACATGTTAGCCGACCGCAACCCCGCCAACGCCATCACCCAAA aggatgagggatggGAGTGGATCGAGGAGATGCTTGATTTTGTGGATCAGCATATCGGGTTGCAGCAGCTCAACGCGTCTGTAAACGGGTCACCAAAGACGGCGAATATAAGTATGAGGTATACGCGGTAG
- a CDS encoding uncharacterized protein (Domain membrane protein), whose protein sequence is MASRRRRPVTPRDPDRAARAAQYANVGPSDARLGLRIAHIGILAVTGGMFAYLLSLFRLTLLSKAVGWAFAASAIVLAAKLLDERPSAARRRRRARVWASVHALIRDGVRMISCASGRAAAGMAPSALSSPFVSPAKDALHLDDDEKGIDDASTPTGKSGLTLAPSTLAPPTPPKLTPTVSVSESEASARAEELLGVLASFPVALHHHIIGIRALPHPPLIDLLPTGYLSSLKRTDARVRFAANHAGPSGSGSPRTAKNGLANGNEKEGSDDESDGGSTRPAKKSNLQTPYPANLPLSLLRLMEAYILGLGGLPAERGGWTAVQTERALDVVKGLNVQLSIAEGVYDEPPPLIDVHLCLNIALAFLPLWLATVVRGWLAVLLTITIAAWAKFVLESALTEPNPGANNHPLKCTTLQTVHEAIDTCPALARYYRARLVSRVGADAPEVAEHDRRNRRDRDEWLPTFS, encoded by the exons ATGGCCTCCCGCCGCCGGAGACCCGTCACCCCGCGCGATCCGGACCGCGCTGCACGCGCCGCACAGTACGCAAACGTCGGGCCGTCTGACGCCAGACTCGGATTACGCATCGCGCATATTGGTATCCTCGCGGTGACGGGAGGAATGTTTGCGTACTTATTATCGCTGTTCCGACTTACACTGCTCTCAAAGGCCGTGGGGTGGGCTTTTGCAGCTTCGGCGATCG tcctcgccgccaagctTCTTGACGAACGACCAagcgcagcgaggaggagacgccgcgctcgcgttTGGGCCAGCGTGCACGCCCTCATCCGCGATGGCGTTCGCATG ATCTCGTGTGCGTCGGGGCGCGCAGCAGCCGGCATGgcgccctcggccctcTCGTCACCATTCGTCAGCCCGGCAAAGGACGCGCTGCACCTAGACGATGATGAGAAGGggatcgacgacgcgtcAACGCCTACCGGCAAGAGCGGGCTGACCCTCGCCCCATCCACCCTcgccccacccacccccccAAAGCTCACGCCGACCGTATCGGTctccgagtccgaggcCAGCGCGcgtgccgaggagctcctcggcgtcctcgcgtCCTTTCCCGTCGCGCTGCACCACCACATCATTGGGATACGCGCGCTGCCGCACCCGCCTCTTATTGATCTTCTGCCCACCGGGTACCTCTCGTCTCTTAAGCGCACTGACGCACGCGTGCGCTTCGCGGCGAACCACGCAGGGCCCAGCGGCTCGGGATCACCGCGCACGGCCAAGAACGGTCTCGCGAACGGCaacgagaaggagggcagtgacgacgagagcgatGGCGGCAGTACACGTCCCGCCAAGAAGTCCAACCTGCAGACGCCGTACCCTGCCAACCTTCccctctcgctcctccgccttATGGAAGCGTACATCCTCGGACTGGGCGGTTTGCCagccgagcgcggcggGTGGACCGCGGTACAAACCGAGCGCgcccttgacgtcgtcaaGGGCCTCAACGTGCAGCTGTCAATTGCCGAGGGCGTGTATGACG AACCACCACCGCTCATCGACGTCCATCTCTGCCTCAACATTGCACTGGCCTTTCTGCCATTATGGCTCGCGACCGTCGTTCGCGGCTGGTTGGCTGTACTGCTGACCATTACCATTGCGGCTTGGGCCAAATTCGTTCTTGAGTCTGCACTTACAGAGCCAAACCCTGGAG CCAATAATCACCCTCTCAAATGCACAACGCTACAAACTGTGCATGAAGCCATAGACACATGCCCCGCACTAGCTCGGTACTACCGTGCACGTCTTGTCTCGCGCGTGGGTGCAGACGCGCCCGAAGTGGCCGAGCACGATCGACGTAACCGACGCGACCGAGACGAGTGGCTGCCGACGTTTAGTTAG
- the FMP32 gene encoding uncharacterized protein (Protein of unknown function (DUF1640)), whose translation MLALLSLAQAQPSTSRTGALLARALNQRRLHASPLPLAAHFDTQLLVERLQQHGLTPEQAQGLSSVLAEAIDETVRTTETGLVSKSAQEKQRYTQNVDFAQLKSELALHEKTDLTLMKAENERLQADVERLKQRLREEITRTQAGVRLDLNVDKGRLKDDAAQQELKIKEVDTRIESEIAGLRTQIEQAKFSILQYLVGVATGSGALLMAYMRMMM comes from the exons atgctcgcgctcctctccctcgcccagGCCCAGCCATCAACATCACGAACCGGCGCCCTCCTTGCGCGGG CCCTCAACCAACGCAGGCTCCACgcctcccccctccccctcgccgCACACTTTGACacgcagctcctcgtcgagcgtctcCAACAACATGGCCTGACTCCCGAACAAGCCCAAGGTCTTTCCTCtgtccttgccgaggcGATTGACGAGACTGTGCGTACCACCGAAACGGGCCTCGTCTCCAAGAGCGCCCAGGAGAAACAGCGATACACCCAAAACGTCGACTTTGCACAACTGAAAAGCGAGCTGGCCCTGCACGAGAAGACAGACTTGACCCTCATGAAGGCCGAAAATGAGAGATTGCAGGCAGATGTGGAGAGGTTGAAGCAAAGGCTGAGAGAGGAGATTACGCGGACACAGGCCGGAGTACGGCTCGATCTTAATGTGGATAAGGGAAGACTTAAAGATGATGCGGCACAGCAGGAACtcaagatcaaggaggTGGATACGCGGATCGAGAGCGAGATTGCTGGGTTGCGCACACAGATTGAACAGGCCAAGTTTTCCATCTTGCAGTATCTCGTTGGTGTGGCGACGGGTTCTGGCGCGCTGCTCATGGCTTACATGCGCATGATG ATGTGA
- a CDS encoding uncharacterized protein (Beta-eliminating lyase), which produces MPTDAQLRAAQTATRGDDVYREDGDVAALEARLASLSGMEACLFAPSGTMTNQLAIRSHLVQPPHAVLLDQRAHVHQYEAGGMALFSQATSHTVVPQGDHLTLEEVEGALQLGTDIHRAPTRLVCLENTLGGVVFPQSEIIKISTLVKSHGIPLHLDGARLWNVASLEVEKRGLGSGDEDLRSVLTELLAPFDSASLCLSKGLGAPVGSVLVGPKTLIDRARWFRKAFGGGWRQAGGLAAMADHAVTHHFPRLAGTHALARKLADGLEAAGYGLVAPAHTNMVFFDPPNGVTVDDLVTALAALPDPITIMGNRCVVHHQTSAEAVDTFVEVARQLADKARVGGPAEPKAKRAKMGY; this is translated from the coding sequence ATGCCGACAGACGCGCAGTTacgcgcggcgcagacggcgacgaggggaGACGACGTGTATCGTGAAGATGGGGATGTagccgccctcgaggcccgCCTGGCTTCGCTTTCGGGGATGGAGGCGTGTCTCTTCGCACCAAGTGGGACAATGACAAACCAGCTCGCTATCCGGTCGCATCTCGTGCAACCTCCCCATGCAGTGTTGTTGGACCAGCGCGCCCACGTACACCAGTACGAGGCGGGAGGAATGGCGCTCTTCTCTCAGGCGACGTCACACACTGTCGTGCCACAGGGCGACCACCTCACGCTagaagaggtcgagggggCGCTTCAATTAGGGACCGATATCCACCGGGCGCCAACCCGCCTCGTATGTCTCGAAAACACTCTTGGCGGAGTCGTGTTCCCGCAATCTGAGATTATCAAGATTTCCACCCTGGTAAAATCGCACGGTATTCCCTTACATTTGGACGGGGCGCGGCTGTGGAATGTCGCTtcgctcgaggttgagaaACGCGGTCTCGGATCGGGAGACGAGGACCTGCGTTCGGTCCTGACTGAGCTCTTGGCGCCATTCGACAGCGCATCCCTCTGTCTCTCAAAAGGTCTCGGTGCGCCAGTGGGCAgtgtcctcgtcggcccgAAAACGTTGATCGACCGTGCACGCTGGTTCCGCAAAGCGTTTGGCGGGGGGTGGCGCCAGGCTGGCGGATTGGCCGCTATGGCCGACCACGCTGTTACCCACCACTTCCCCCGGCTGGCGGGGACGCATGCCCTGGCCCGCAAGCTCGcggacggcctcgaggccgcgggGTATGGCCTTGTTGCGCCGGCACACACGAACATGGTCTTCTTCGACCCTCCGAATGGGGTTACGGTTGACGATTTGGTGacggcgctcgcggccctTCCCGATCCGATTACGATCATGGGTAACCGATGCGTGGTCCACCACCAGACGAGCGCGGAGGCTGTGGACACGTTCGTGGAGGTTGCGCGTCAACTTGCTGACAAGGCGCGAGTTGGCGGGCCGGCGGAACCAaaggccaagcgcgccaagATGGGTTACTAG